GCGAGCGAGCAGCGTCTTCCCCGTTCCCGGAGGACCGACGAGGAGCGCCCCTTTGGGGATGCGCCCGCCGAGCCGCGAGAAGCGCTTGGGGTCCTTCAGGAACTCGACGATCTCCTGCAGCTCGAACTTGGCCTCCACAGCGCCGGCCACGTCGTCGAACGTCACGCGCGGCGTGTCGCCGGTGAGGAGCTTGGCCTTGCTCTTCCCGAACTGGAACGCCTTGTTCCCGCTGCTCTGCATCTGGCGGAAGATGAAGACCCAGAAGCCGATCAGCAGGAGCCAGGGGAGCGCCTTCACCAGCGTGACGCCCCAGTCCATGTTCGGCTCCGAGGCGCCGATCTTGATCCCCGCCGTGTTCATCTCCTTGATCAGCTCTTCGGAGGCGTTGGGCGGAAGGAGGAGGGTGAACTGGTTGGCCGCGGCGCCGCGCCCCGTCTGCAGCGGGGTGCGCGTCTTTCCGTGCAGCTCGCGCTCGCCCACGAACTCCGCCTCGATCACGTTGCCCGCGGCGATCTGCTTGCGGAGCTGCGTGTAGTCGATCTCCGCGGTCGGCGTGGCGCGCCCCGAGTTGAGCGACACCAGGGCGATGGAGACCAGCACGATGGCGCCCCAGAAGGTGGCCGTGCGCGTGGCACGCCCCCAGCGGGTGGGTGGCTTCGGTGAACCGTTTTCGCGTTCTGCCATGTCTATTCCCTGCGCGGAAGTGCGCCCGATAAGGACGCCTCCGCGACGCGTACTTGTTCCGTGCCGCTAGATGCGGCGCGGCCTACAGGCTCCCGATGAACGGCAGGTTGCGGAAGTCCTCCGAGTGGTCCAGACCGTAGCCGATCAGGAACTCGTGCGGAGCATCGAACCCTACCCAGCGGGGCTCCTTCACCAGCGTGGTGGCGACGTGCTTGTGGAGGAGGGTGCACACCTCCAGCGAGCGCGGCCCGCGCTCCTCCAGCATCGGGAGGAGGCGGTTGAGGGTGGTGCCGCTGTCCACGATGTCCTCCACCACGATGACGTGGCGGTCCCTGAACTCGGCGTTGGGATCGTACAGCAGCTTCACCTCGCCGCTGGTGGTGGTGCCGCTGCCGTAGCTGCTCGCCACCAGGAAGTCCACCTGCAGCGGCCGGGTGATCTCGCGGACGAGGTCGCTGAGGAAGATGAACGACCCCTTGAGGAGTCCCAGCACCAGCACCGGCTCGTCGGCGGGCAGCTCGGCGGCGATCTGCCGCCCCATCTCCTCCACGCGTGCCGCGATCTGCTCGGCGCTGTAGACGATCCGTGTGAGCTTGCGGCCACCGGTGCGGGCCAGGGTCAGATCCGTATCAGGCATCGGTGATCGAGATGGTGATCGTGGCCTCGCC
This DNA window, taken from Longimicrobium sp., encodes the following:
- the hpt gene encoding hypoxanthine phosphoribosyltransferase, giving the protein MPDTDLTLARTGGRKLTRIVYSAEQIAARVEEMGRQIAAELPADEPVLVLGLLKGSFIFLSDLVREITRPLQVDFLVASSYGSGTTTSGEVKLLYDPNAEFRDRHVIVVEDIVDSGTTLNRLLPMLEERGPRSLEVCTLLHKHVATTLVKEPRWVGFDAPHEFLIGYGLDHSEDFRNLPFIGSL